The window GcacgtggggtcatctctccctctttctgcAATGGGCAGCCGTGAGCCAAAACTCGGTGGTACTTTCCACCTCCGGTCCAAGAtctatcacaacaattcaaattagaccggatcaGGGCATGGATGTAACACAATGACTTTTCATCGTACACCAAGTAAACTACTATCTTTCCTTGTCTTTTCCTAGTTATTTCCACAAAAGAAATTATTCAATTGAATAACCAGTCTCAAAAGtcacttctttctctcttattttgaaTGCAATCAGCTTTCCTTCATCCTTTCCTAGTATTTTTCCACATAATGGTTTAGATAGAAAATGATAGATAATATTGATTATTGAAAATCACTCCTTTTTCAAGGAATGCAACCATATTTACTTTATCTTTTCCTAGTGATTTCCATGAAATAGATGACTGAATAACCATTCTCAAAAGTCACTCATTTACCTCTTTTATTTAAATGCAACCAATTTTCCTTCATCTTTCCTGGTGTTTTCCACATAATGGTTTAGATAGAAAATGATAGATAATAACCATTCTTGAaaggtacatttttttttaattaattttatttttctcaaggAAGCAAAACCATATTTCCTTTATCTTTTTCTAGAGTTTTTCCATGAAATTGATtgataagaaagaaaatgacaaaCAATAACCATTCTAGAAAGATACCCtatcttatatttttatttttctcagaGAAAGCAACCAAATATCCAAAATTTAATTTCATTATCCCTgcacttttcttttccctaattACATGGGGAAGCAACCAACTTTCAAAGATTCTAAAAAAAAGTCCAATTTTCATGTTTCATGAATGGATGTTGATTTATCCTCCAAGTTTGACTCATATGAGTGTGAAACTAGATGTGGATGTAAAAAATGTCTGTTATTCCCATAATTGCTATCTATGCCAATTGATTCAAACATAAGACTGATAAGATTCTCAATGGTCTTGATTCATCCTTACTAGATTTATTGGCTACTGGGCCTGAGTTAGATTCCATAAAATGCTTCCTAATGCACACCTTTGTTGAATAAAATATTCTTTTGACCCAATctgttttttctccttttatcaGATTCCATGAAGAAGCCATGACAACAGCCATCACATCCACACCCAGGGGATTAATAATAACCAATAAATAATGATAGTCAAATCACTCCAATCCAGTCAACCAACCTATCAGGTCCAAGCCTCCTAATATCACAAGGTTGATAAATAAAATGGTGTTATGGTGTGGCCATAGTTATCGTCTAGCTAGGTATTATTCTAACccttaaaaataagaaattcatCTGCCAGACCATTACCATGTCTCAAccagaaatgaaaaatgaaaaagccTCAAGATTGTATTCAAATTGAttcaaaattatataaataccTCATTCTAATATAGTAAAGtggttttttgaaattttataaaattttaaactttatttttaaccacttcccttattttttttagtttgaaatttttttaaaaaattagatgGGTATAAGATCCTATATCAAATATTCAAATATATGTGTGGCATATAGCATGTGTGGGGACAAATTGTAGATGCCACATTAAATTTTCATATGACAACATTATAAATTTGTCACTGTGGCAGTCTTGTGAAACTTAGCATTCATTACGTAATGGCttcctatttttattagaaTTTGGAATCTGACCTGGTAAGATGACTATGAGATCCCATCACATAGTTAAAAATATCTGACACGTACATACAAGATTGAGGAGAGAAAGTAGGGGAAAAGAGAATAagataaagatgaaaaaaatagaataaaatagagaaaaaataaagttggttTTACAAATGAAGCGATAATGTTTTGACCTAATTTGGAGATAATTCGTTTATTCTCCTATATCTCGTATTTGATATAGGATCTTATACCcatctaattttttaaaaaaatttcaaactaaaaaaaataagggaagtGGTTAAAAATAAATCTTTCAGATTTATATAAAATTTACAGAATAAAAAGCAGTTGGGATAATTACATCTACTCGACACGTTTTGGATAACCAACCCACTCCCCCAAAGTCCATCCAAAGGGTCCTTATGTCAGCAATTATTCCCTTACCCCTATATTGCAAAATGATATCTCTATTTATGTTTTATTGTCCCTTTACATGGCCCTTATGCAAATATTGAGGCCACACTCCCCTGTGGAAAACAATGCTCTCCCCCTTAAATATCAACCTTGTGATATTAGGAGGCTTGGACCTGATAGGTTGGTTGACTGGATTGGAGTGATTTGACTATCATTATTTATTGGTTATTATTAATCCCCTGGGTGTGGATGTGATGGCTGTTGTCATGGCTTCTTCATGGAATCtgataaaaggagaaaaaacagATTGGGTCAAAAGAATATTTTATTCAACAAAGGTGTGCATGAGGAAGGATTAGTTGGCGAAATGTGAACCAAAGACCTCCACTTAGTTTCATCGAAACTTCATTCTAGTCATAGATAGATCACCTTGGTTGATGTAATGGTGTGTCATGGATTTCCCTATGGACTCatggcagagagagagagagagagagagagagagagattttgcttgtttttgttttgggatTTATTATTTATTCCATAATTTGTAAATATCTCATTTATCATTTCTTATACCTTTCCATTGATCCTTGTGCAAATACAAGGCCACACTCCCCACGAAAAACACTACTCTCTCCctctgaaaaaaagaaaaaggaaaaattacaccATAATGACACCATTTGTTTTTGGAGTGAAGCCTCCATGACACCATTTAATTAATCGGCCTTGTGATCTTCGGGGGAGGCTTGGACCGGATGTGGCAATATTAGACTAATGAATATCCTTATTGAACACTCCAGCCGTGGATTCAATGGTTGTCAtcatgaggagagagaaagagagcacCATTCAACCTGCAAGGCAACTCCTTGGCTCAATCCACAACTAGAGTTCAGACTGAAGAGCTCTGGCAACCAATTTAAATACTTCTATATAAAGATTACTAGTATTTAATTAGGAGTATAGATTATGAAGAAAGAGGCAAAAGAGAACTCAAGTGAAGGTGATATGGCTTTGACAATGGAAGAAGAACAGAGTGAATTGTTGGCCATGGAAATGGTGAGTGCTTCTGTTCTGCCCATGGTATTGAAAGCAGCTTTGGAGCTCCATGTGTTCGACATAATAGCCGAAGCTGGTCCTAGCGCACGGCTCTCCCCTCTAGACATTGCATCTCGGCTACCCACTCAGAACCCAGATGCACCACGTCTTCTCGATCGTATGCTACGTCTTCTGGCTTCCCACTCTGCTCTCACTTGCTCTGTTCTCAACCATGACAACAGGGTCTATGGTTTGGCACCTGCCTCGAAGCTGTTTCTTAAGGACAAGGATGGAGGGTCCTTGGCTTCCTTCTTCACTCATCGTATCCAGGATTATGATATTACCAAGAGCTGGTATTCCttaattaattgattttgaatcatcttcatcattcttTGTAATGGTATAACTAAGGTGACTCTTTTTACTGATTGGTTTACTGAATTCTCAGGTACCACTTGAAGGATTCAATTCTAGAAGGAGGTGGGACTCCATTCTATAAAGCACATGGAATGGACATTGTGGAATATGTTGTGAGCGACCCTAAACGGATTGAGGTTTTTGGAAGCTCATTGTCTGAATTTAATGTACTCTTGATGAAGAAAGTTCTTGATACATACGAAGGGTTCGAAGGCCTGCAAGTTCTGGTTGATGTAGGTGGAGGGAATGGACAAATCCTTAGTATGATCATCTCCAAATATCCATCCATCAAGGGTATCAATTTTGATCAGTCTCATGTTATAGAAAAAGCGCCCCCTCGTTCAGGTATGGCCGACTACATGACACCTCTCATACTACTCGATCCCTGTGCTTTATAGAATGGAATCTCACCTCCTTGGAATGCATTTGTTGTAGGATTTGAGCTTCTCTGTTGGCACTTTCCCTCCCTTCTTGCCTAGCTTTCAAAATTTAGGATTGATTATGTTATGTTGTCCAATTTGAATAAAAATCGATCAACCCAGATACTGATTTCATctgattcttaaaaaaaaaaaagataataataaaaataaaaataaaaataaaaataaataaataaatctttggATGCATTCTCTTTTAGGTTAGTGTCTAGTTCCAGGGTTCCAATACAAACCATCCAATTCCTTGGCTTAGTCTATATTGTACATTGATtttgcccccttttttttttttttgaattctatttttatattaaaattttttttctgaatgatGAGAGATGATTTTGTTGTAGGTGTGGATCGGAACATTTCACAGGATATATGTTTATAAGTATCCCTAAAAGGTGATGCAATTTTCATGAAGGTATGTAAGATCTAATTAACCTTATTGCAAGCTTATCTTATCCAAaaacataagagagagagagagagatgatgacgCCTTACAGCGTCATAGATCTTTAAGCTTTACTGATCAACACCAACAGAATATTGTGTCATGGTCATTTCACCGAGACCTATATTGTGAATATAAAAGTTTATTAttcgaaaaaaaaagaaaaagaaaaaaagcttgGTTACGTCATCCCTCTAGACACAAGATGTACAAAATTACTATCCCATCCCTTATGAAATAGTTTTTTTACTCATATCAATGCCCTTGCATGCACTCTCGTTATCCTCCCCTCACTTGTGCAGGGTCGTGCGACCAAATATCGATGTCTtgccaaaaaaattataaatgttCATTATGGCTTAGGCTGATTGATACCCTTCACTTACAGGAATGCTTGTAGTGCTCCTCATCAATCATTCGTATTAGTTAGATGTgtctttcacttttttttttttttttttccttttaggggCAGGTTTTTTCTGTCTAATAGTGGCCTTTATACCCAGACATAGGAGCACACCCCCAGGAGGTGCATGGTGGTTATTGCACACCCCATGTATTTGTGGCGCAAGGGTTGCTCTCGGACAACAAActttgtccctttttttttatatttgttcaGAAGATTTGAATTACCTAAGTTTTGAATGAAACTTGCAGGCTGTACTTCATGCATGTAGTGATGAAAATTGCGTGAAGGTACTTAAAAATTGCTATGAAGCATTACTAGATTATGGAAAAGTGATTATTGCAAATTTGGTTGCTCCAACCTCCCAGGGACTGTTGggaaattggaaattggattgaagattGATTGGATTGAAgattgtcattgttggcaactatttttattaactaTTGGTTCAACGGTTCAATGGTTAATTGAAGAGAGTTGATGTGGTTCGATTGGTTTAATTTCAAAGTGGAACCGGGTTGGCAACTATTTTAATTATTGGTTCAACGGTTCAACGGTTAATTGAAGAGAGTTGATGTGGTTTGTTTGGTTTAATTTCAAAGTGGAACCGGTAGAGCTCAATTTAATTAGATCAATGTAGCCATTACATGGTGATGATGTCAACATGCACTACAGTCCAATTTCAAAGTGGAACCGGTAGACATTTTGATTAGATGAATGTAGCCATTACATGGTGATGATGTCAACATGCACTACAGTCCAAGTCTTATATGAAAtcctagagaaaaagagaagataatGTCAAAATTTGATTACAAGTGGGACTTCGTCTTATACACGTAACAGAATATATACAAGGACAGATGTTCGGttttcaaatcaatttctcCCTTGCGCACATGGATCCGATCAGTCCGAGCTTTGGTAAAAGTCAAGAAGTTGAAGTAGAGAAGGAGTTGTTTGCTGAGTTGCTACGATCCCATTGGAGTTTGAAGAATATTTTAATGCCAAATAAAAGGGACGTCGTTTTCTCAAAGCATGGACAGTTATTCTTAGAGTTCTAATTGAAAAACAATAACTGGATCCGAATAGGACTGATCCTCTGCGTGAATGGGTGCTGCTCAAGTTTACAAAcaatataaaatgattttttttttgttttagaattGGGTAATTTTTCTCTACAAGAAGCAGAaccgagaaagagaaagagagagaggaagagaagcaaccttgagagagagatccaaaagGTTGAGATGTTGATGGTTTGAGCATGTTCTTCTATATGTCAAACAAGCAATCATCAACGGGGTTTACACAGGTTGAGGTAATTCGtatctgaaatccctatttttatattctagagtgtttattgttgagaaactctagatcaatggtgtattgggttgggattttattttattgatttaaaattgtgaacctagcaagttggggcttgtctagggtgtggggttgttgcccttgtctgagttgcatctcagattgaagcagggataagttcctggaccgttgtagcggtaaaaagttgagtattggggaaatacgaaaccctatatgggtattcctccgtggagtaggcactttagctgaaccacgtatatctggtgttattgtctcgcatttatttttctacatatatttgaagtgcgtgttgtgcagagtggtgggacacTGTCTGGTAGACTcagccacattgtggtgtgaggtggacgtgtcgttgtttgcgtgattggtaattacgggaTTGCCTCAGCCAatttagaacttgaaaattggaagtTATTGTTGGGTTGCAATTAAGGAAAGTTTTGAAAccattgattcacccccctctcagtgtcaatctgGGAACATCAGGGACAAATGTTGCTTCTAAATGCATTCTGCAAATGGAAATACAATTCACAATTCTAAACGGTTATGGAAGggagagaacaaaagaaaaatttgcTGCTTTGGCAAGAGAAGCTGGATTTGCCGGTGTTCGTGTGGCTTCTTGTGCTTACACCTACTCGATCTTAGAATTCTATAAGTAGATGTAATTGTTACCTTTCCTTTTATTCTTGCTGGAATAAAATGCAATATGTTTCAGATTTGGAGATCCATTGATTTCGAGATTAGACATAAGAAGACCCTTCCTTTCCTCTTGGAATCTTTTCATTCAGTTTGCCCCCTTGTCCCATTATAAAGAAAATACTAAATGAATGGAAGGGATGTTTTGAATACATCACCAGATCAGTATTCAGAATTCATTTGCCTTTCCAACAGTAGGGACCCATAATATGATTCAAATTGGACTCAGCGAAAATGGATTGAGTGGTGATTGCAAGAAATGATTCATAGAGCAGAAATTAGCatagattttttaaaattaagttttggggttttggactTTAGACATTGGAGAGACAAATGAAAGAAGAttttgttgggatttgtttgGGTTTTAACATTCAATTACTTATGGTCCTCGCTGAGCAGGAGAACCGTGGAGACAGGCTTCCTATTCCAACCATTGCACTCTTTCATAATCTTGAATTCCTAATACTCTATTTTCTCACACCGCAATTTTTCCGAGATGAAATTCTACATGGGATTAGAGGGACTTGGGTTCCacctatccacaaaatttaagcccatcaaatctatcacaTTGTAGATCTTTATTACGTCTGGCTTGATAAGATTAATAAGGTAAGTCATTCTAAAAAGTTATACCCTtaataaaaataacataaattaataattaattatattttcttagatAAAGGGGCATGCTTGGTCCAATGCTAAAGTATGTATGTTGCAACCTAATAGTCAATGGAGCAAAACAACCTCTTAACATTCTTAAGGTAAGATTACGTAGTTCTTATCTCTGGACCTCACACATGCGGCCGCCTCACGCACCAAGTACAtcctttcttttatattttcttagaCAACCCTCTAAGTTGCCACACCTTATGCTCTTTCATGGTCATCTGATCCACCACATGGTAGATATTTGATCTTCCATGACGACAAGTTAACCTCAATGTCCCTCCCCTGCCCAATCTAAATTAAGATTTCTTAAGCATTGCTATTATACGGGGATCTGTACAAATTCATAAAGTTAGCTAGAGAGAACCCATAAGGATTAGAAACTCATTAAAATCAAGAAACATGTATCAATACTTCTGAATAAATTCTGAAATATATGTTGGCATACTTTGAAAATCCCCTAAATGCTTAAAACTGCTAAACCATATTCATGAAAATCTAATAATCATCCATTATCCATTGGTCTCAATCACAGTCCAAACATGTAAATCTTGCTAGGATTGCAATCAAAGTTTTCCCTCCTCCAAATCCATATTTAGTATTGTAACCTAGATAATGATTCAAATTAAATTCCACTGCTTTGATAAAAGTGAGGCCACTAAGTGAGGACAGAGATTTTATATTCCATTTAAGATGGAACCCTAATGATTTGTGGGAAATGTGGATTTCTCCCTCTTCCAAAAGCATCTTCTTGGCATTTTTGAAGAACAAGGTGATCGGCTTTTGGTGTTGACTGCatatgtgaaaaaaataaataaatagaattagTTACAGCCATACACCAAAAGGgcaaaaacgaaaaaaaaaaaaaaaaaaaaaaaaaacttagggcctgtttgataacgtaaccagaaacgtgtttctgtgttttcttgttctcagaaacacagaaacggcataaataccgtttggtaaaagtgttctgttccacttgtttcttgaaacataaattgaaatttataacaatttatgcttcaagaaacatgaatgacgaaacaagttttacttgtttcgcttgtttctcgaaacaaaaaaggggcacaATTTCACGATCGACCGACACACCAacttaaaaatctatgaaaatttATCATGTTCATTCGAAGATCGACACCCCCCTTCCTCTGATTTTCGTTGAAGGAGCTCTGCTTCTCCTGCGTACCCTATGACGGGGAGCTCTGCTTCTCCGGCGTACCTGACGACGGGGAGCTTCATCTCGTTGGTGGAACACCAACCACGATCGTCACCCTCTTCAACAGTACGCCTCCCTTCAACGATAGTGAAGCTACTGGACTCCTTAATCACCTCTGGGTCTCGCGAAGGGGGCGGCCAGGTTCGTCGCCGCTTCTTCCACTCCTCAGGTCCTACCTCTTACATTCGTAAATCGTAATCGAACTCTGGATCTCAATCTGCCGGTGGCACTCCGCTGCAAGGCCCCAATCAATGAGGAATCAACTCCAAATTCTGCCCTAGTTCTCCACTTCTCCGGTAAATCGTAACCTAATTCTGAATCTCGATTTGCCGGGAGGCCCTTCATCTCTTtcatccaaaatccaaattgtCGAGCCTCAGTTGAAAGTCACGACTAGCGACTCCATTGTCTCAAGCTGCACGAAGCAGACAACCACCATCCTTGTTGCTGCTCGAAGCTGCaggtatgctctctctctctgtctctctcgtTTGCTCTGTcccattcttctctctctctcgcatgCTCGTTGTCTCTCTTTTTCCTAGGAACCGTGAGCCTTGGTAAGTGTTAAAACTTTGGGTAACCTAGGGTTTCATATAGTTTTGAGGTTTGTTGGTAAACCTCTTCCACAATTCTTGATCCCAAAGCTGGTTTCCTTTTCAATAACGACTCTGTTCTCATCATTGCCGATATCCTCATATTGAATGAATCCATTTCCTTCACCCGTGATAACAATCGAactctggtgtttgttttgaATGTCGGTGTTGAACCAGAAACCTGGGTTTAACCACATGCATAGAGACTCGTATGGCCGCTAATAagagtttcaagaaacaaagtttatcaaacacccaaaattctgtttctgttcccagaaacggaaatttatgtttctgtcgtttcttgaaacagaaacagcagaagcgttatcaaacgggcccttagttatTATCAAATCAAGAAATTATTCCTTGGCAAAATTTGTGTACATATATAGCTTGGtaagaaattagaaatttaattttagaaGAGTGAGCCATTATCTGATAACTGAGAATCTAGACCTTGCCAATAGAATTTTTGCTAGCTAATAATTGATTTCCTATAGTTATATTTAAGAGGGGAATTACTAATTAACACATGCAGGAAGGATACAGTAACCAATCAATCTACTAATTAAGGCTGAGATCTCTTCAATTTATGTTCGAATAAATTGACATGGATAGCCACGATGGAaatttcctccattttttttttttttttttatcaataccAATCACACACTCATAGGAGATGATAATGCAAGAGACATATATGCAATTTGGCTATTTTTGTTGAAATCTTAGATGCATTTGGTTGCTTCCCCAAGTATTTAGGCCAGGGAATACTAAAATCATATTGAATTAAAGTCCTTAACTCGAAACAAATATTTACTAGAGTTGGAGTTCTTGCGACTCTTTACTAAAGAAACCAGCAAGGGGGAAATTGAAGACAATCCAATCAAATTTCATACCCTTTAGGATCTTGTGGCCTAACATATTTGTTACATCCACTCCATGAAGAACCATACATCCTCTATTCTTCAAATCCTTGCTGTTGGACATAGCATTGCCATAGTTTTTCTTTAAGAAACCTGAAATACAAACCCCAGAGTTGCATTATAGACACTACTTGGAGTGGAATAATTGTACTGAAACAACCCAAGGGAGAAAGCATATTTTGTGGTTGAGATTcaacttccattttttttttttcttctcagagTTTTCATGAGAGGATGCATATCCTATGTTCCAATGGGTCATAGCATGCTTTCTTATACTAAATGCAGGAAGATAGAAATTTCATAGTTAACTCCTTCAGGAGGTATATATTatgtaagatcaaacactaagaaacacgaataataaagagacaatagatccgtacgacatagagatttaacgtgtttcacacaccagggtggtgtgctacgtcctcgggctaagaag is drawn from Macadamia integrifolia cultivar HAES 741 chromosome 7, SCU_Mint_v3, whole genome shotgun sequence and contains these coding sequences:
- the LOC122084796 gene encoding caffeic acid 3-O-methyltransferase-like, translating into MALTMEEEQSELLAMEMVSASVLPMVLKAALELHVFDIIAEAGPSARLSPLDIASRLPTQNPDAPRLLDRMLRLLASHSALTCSVLNHDNRVYGLAPASKLFLKDKDGGSLASFFTHRIQDYDITKSWYHLKDSILEGGGTPFYKAHGMDIVEYVVSDPKRIEVFGSSLSEFNVLLMKKVLDTYEGFEGLQVLVDVGGGNGQILSMIISKYPSIKGINFDQSHVIEKAPPRSGTNVASKCILQMEIQFTILNGYGRERTKEKFAALAREAGFAGVRVASCAYTYSILEFYK
- the LOC122084797 gene encoding scoulerine-9-O-methyltransferase 2-like translates to MNIVEYVVSDPIRIEVFGSSLPEFNVLLMKMVLDTYEGFESLQVLVDVGGGNGQILSMIVSKYPSIKGINFDQSHVIERAPPRSGFLKKNYGNAMSNSKDLKNRGCMVLHGVDRPYESLCMWLNPGFWFNTDIQNKHQSSIVITGEGNGFIQYEDIGNDENRVVIEKETSFGIKNCGRGLPTNLKTI